A genomic segment from Streptomyces sp. NBC_01233 encodes:
- a CDS encoding universal stress protein, whose product MKHHVTVGVDGSAESRAAARWGAREAALREVPLRLVHAVDWMLSPAVPRPGREAADRWADRALTEALEDVRRRHPGLEVSTRCLSGRPAAALAAEAADAGLLVLGSRGVGGLVGFLIGSVSLSTLVATGTPVVLVRVSDAPEEAEPVRYGKIVLGVDIHEAADKVLAFAFEEADRRSCALRVIHGWTMPSIYQYAPFFDPENEREVGRSVTVMLDDMLMPWRHKFPSVSVTHEAFMGPAGDQLVQAAASADLVVVGRRLRRSPLGAHLGSVAHAVLHHATAPVAVIAHD is encoded by the coding sequence ATGAAGCACCATGTGACCGTCGGTGTGGACGGCTCTGCAGAGAGCCGGGCCGCGGCCCGTTGGGGCGCCCGGGAGGCGGCCTTGCGCGAAGTGCCGCTGAGGCTCGTCCACGCCGTCGACTGGATGTTGAGCCCTGCGGTACCGAGGCCGGGCCGGGAAGCGGCCGACCGTTGGGCCGACAGGGCGCTCACCGAGGCATTGGAGGACGTGCGACGCCGACATCCCGGCCTGGAGGTCTCTACCAGGTGCCTCTCCGGCAGGCCGGCGGCAGCCCTGGCCGCCGAGGCGGCAGACGCCGGGCTGCTCGTCCTCGGCTCCCGCGGGGTGGGAGGCCTGGTCGGATTCCTCATCGGCTCGGTGAGCTTGTCGACACTGGTGGCCACCGGGACGCCGGTTGTGCTCGTCCGCGTGTCGGACGCGCCCGAGGAGGCCGAGCCCGTCCGGTACGGGAAGATCGTCCTGGGTGTCGACATCCACGAGGCCGCGGACAAGGTTTTGGCCTTCGCCTTCGAGGAGGCCGACCGTCGCAGCTGCGCCCTGCGTGTGATCCACGGCTGGACGATGCCCTCCATCTACCAGTACGCGCCCTTCTTCGACCCGGAGAACGAGCGGGAGGTCGGCCGGAGTGTCACCGTGATGCTCGACGACATGCTGATGCCGTGGCGGCACAAGTTCCCGTCCGTGAGCGTCACCCACGAGGCGTTCATGGGGCCCGCCGGCGACCAGCTCGTCCAAGCCGCAGCGAGCGCGGACCTCGTCGTGGTGGGCCGCCGTCTGCGCCGCTCTCCTCTGGGGGCGCATCTGGGGTCCGTGGCCCATGCGGTCCTGCACCACGCCACCGCCCCCGTCGCGGTCATCGCTCACGACTGA
- a CDS encoding alpha-ketoacid dehydrogenase subunit beta produces the protein MSTRKAPTGTSRPTTYREALREGLREALLQDERVFLMGEDVGRYGGCFGVSLGLLEEFGPDRIRDTPLSESGFVGAGIGAALGGMRPVVEIMTVNFSLLALDQILNNAATLLHMSGGQLSVPVVIRMTTGAGRQLGAQHSHSLEGWYAHIPGIRVLAPATVDDARHMLAAALADPDPVLIFEHGSLYNAEGSLDETVKAVDLDTAAVRRSGSDVSVITYGGSLPKALAAAETLSGEGISAEVVDLRVLRPLDDATVMASIGRTHRAVIVDEAWRSGSLAAEISSRITEQAFYELDAPVQRVCSAEVPIPYARQLEEAALPQPATIVDAVRRTVS, from the coding sequence ATGAGCACGCGGAAGGCGCCGACCGGGACTTCCCGGCCGACCACCTATCGGGAGGCGCTCCGTGAGGGGCTGCGCGAAGCCCTGCTGCAGGACGAGCGGGTCTTCCTCATGGGCGAGGACGTGGGCCGGTACGGCGGATGCTTCGGCGTCAGCCTGGGACTGCTCGAAGAGTTCGGACCCGACCGGATCCGGGATACGCCGCTGTCCGAATCCGGATTCGTCGGCGCGGGCATCGGCGCCGCGCTCGGCGGGATGCGGCCCGTGGTCGAGATCATGACGGTCAACTTCAGTCTCCTGGCACTGGACCAGATCCTCAACAACGCGGCCACACTGCTCCACATGTCGGGCGGGCAGCTGAGCGTCCCCGTCGTGATCCGCATGACGACCGGTGCAGGCCGGCAGCTCGGCGCCCAGCACTCCCACAGCCTCGAAGGCTGGTACGCCCACATCCCCGGCATCCGGGTACTGGCCCCCGCCACGGTCGACGACGCACGCCACATGCTCGCAGCCGCCCTCGCCGACCCCGATCCTGTACTGATCTTCGAACACGGCAGCCTGTATAACGCGGAGGGCTCCCTGGACGAGACCGTCAAAGCCGTCGATCTCGACACGGCGGCCGTGCGCCGATCAGGGTCGGACGTCTCGGTGATCACGTACGGCGGCTCCCTGCCGAAGGCCCTGGCAGCCGCGGAAACCCTTTCCGGGGAGGGCATCAGCGCGGAGGTCGTGGACCTTCGTGTCCTGCGCCCCCTCGACGACGCCACCGTCATGGCATCCATCGGTCGAACCCACCGGGCCGTGATCGTGGACGAGGCATGGCGCAGCGGCAGCCTGGCCGCGGAGATCTCGTCCCGCATCACCGAGCAGGCGTTCTACGAGCTCGACGCGCCCGTTCAGCGCGTGTGCAGCGCGGAGGTCCCCATTCCCTATGCCCGGCAGCTCGAAGAAGCGGCTCTTCCCCAGCCCGCGACCATCGTGGACGCCGTTCGCCGGACGGTGAGCTGA
- a CDS encoding dihydrolipoamide acetyltransferase family protein, whose amino-acid sequence MADFTMPSLGADMDEGTLVEWLVGPGDAVTKGDVVAVVETAKSTIEVECFDSGTVGALLVEPGTTVPVGTRMAVIDSGAEPPAPAPAPAPAPAPAKPTVPTSELQAAPGHTTTPGGDAVSTPLVRHLAEQKGIDLSSVHGSGKGGRITRSDVEHTPAEGPHRVKASPLARRLARSSGVDLSALRGTGRGGTIRADDVRAVSAGPPSRTVESREPARPSSATAEPAYPARAAIAALVSRANREIPHYYLSTTIDLAVAMAWMRDRNASRPVAERLVPAALLLKSVALAARQVPELNGYWKDEAFVPSPAVRLGVAVSLRGGGLVAPALADADTMPLPELMAALKGLVSRARSGRLRASETADPTLTVTNLGDQGVEAVFGVIYPPQVALVGLGCVTERPVAVDGMLTVHPTVTATLAADHRASDGTTGARLLTAIDRLLQRPEEL is encoded by the coding sequence ATGGCGGATTTCACCATGCCCTCCCTCGGCGCGGACATGGACGAGGGCACCCTCGTGGAATGGCTGGTAGGGCCCGGTGACGCCGTCACAAAGGGCGATGTCGTCGCTGTCGTGGAGACGGCCAAGTCGACGATCGAGGTCGAGTGCTTCGACTCGGGAACGGTCGGTGCACTCCTCGTCGAACCGGGGACCACCGTGCCGGTCGGCACACGGATGGCCGTCATCGACTCGGGGGCCGAGCCTCCGGCCCCTGCCCCTGCCCCTGCCCCTGCCCCTGCCCCTGCGAAGCCGACGGTCCCGACCTCCGAACTGCAAGCCGCTCCCGGACACACCACCACCCCGGGTGGGGACGCCGTGTCCACTCCCCTGGTGAGGCACTTGGCCGAGCAGAAGGGCATCGACCTGTCGTCCGTGCACGGTTCCGGCAAGGGCGGTCGGATCACGCGTTCCGACGTGGAGCACACACCGGCCGAGGGGCCGCACCGGGTGAAGGCCTCGCCGCTCGCCCGTCGGCTGGCCCGGTCGTCGGGCGTCGACCTGAGTGCTTTGAGGGGAACCGGGCGGGGCGGCACGATCCGGGCCGATGACGTACGGGCCGTATCGGCGGGCCCTCCGTCCCGTACGGTCGAAAGCCGCGAACCGGCGCGGCCGTCGTCGGCAACGGCCGAGCCCGCGTATCCGGCGCGCGCGGCGATCGCGGCGCTGGTGAGCCGCGCCAACCGCGAGATCCCCCACTACTACTTGTCGACGACGATCGACCTGGCCGTCGCGATGGCGTGGATGCGCGACCGAAATGCGAGCAGGCCCGTGGCGGAACGGCTCGTGCCGGCGGCCCTGCTCCTCAAATCGGTTGCCCTGGCAGCTCGCCAAGTGCCGGAACTGAACGGCTACTGGAAGGACGAGGCGTTCGTCCCCTCGCCTGCCGTGCGACTCGGCGTCGCGGTGTCCCTGCGCGGCGGCGGCCTGGTCGCACCGGCACTGGCGGACGCCGACACCATGCCACTGCCGGAGCTGATGGCGGCGCTGAAGGGTCTGGTCTCGCGGGCGCGCAGCGGCCGTCTGCGGGCTTCGGAGACGGCAGATCCGACACTGACGGTGACCAACCTCGGCGATCAGGGGGTGGAGGCGGTCTTCGGGGTGATCTACCCACCTCAGGTCGCCCTCGTCGGCCTGGGGTGTGTCACCGAGCGGCCGGTGGCCGTGGACGGGATGCTCACGGTGCACCCGACCGTGACGGCCACGCTCGCCGCCGACCACCGCGCGAGCGACGGTACGACCGGGGCGCGATTGCTGACGGCCATCGACCGCCTGCTCCAACGACCGGAGGAACTGTGA
- a CDS encoding acyl carrier protein: protein MNRDEALVLIKDVLTDVVPGADTAALAPDENFRDNLEMDSLDFLNFIEALSERTGLALPESDYPALNTLDGCADYVASRTSVK, encoded by the coding sequence GTGAACCGTGACGAGGCGCTCGTACTGATCAAGGACGTTCTGACTGACGTGGTTCCCGGCGCCGACACGGCAGCGCTCGCGCCGGACGAGAACTTCCGCGACAACCTGGAGATGGACTCGCTGGACTTCCTCAACTTCATCGAGGCACTGAGCGAGCGAACCGGGCTCGCCCTGCCCGAGTCCGACTATCCGGCATTGAACACACTGGACGGCTGCGCGGACTACGTCGCCTCGCGCACCTCCGTGAAGTAG
- a CDS encoding CBS domain-containing protein, which yields MRHRSVADLMTPTAVSVQRGTPFKEIARLLKEFDISAVPVVDEAERPVGVVSEADLLRKRSSGSGTNAADLMTSPAITAQTEWSVVRAARVMRGHQVKRLPVVDSGGRLIGILSRSDLLQLFLRRDHAIQEEILEDVLTRTLGLSPSSLTAEVNDGLVTLSGTVGRRSLVPIVLRLCQSVDGVVDVVNRLDYEQDDVSVGARTPAER from the coding sequence ATGAGGCACCGTAGCGTCGCCGACCTGATGACTCCGACAGCCGTCAGCGTCCAGCGGGGCACCCCGTTCAAGGAAATCGCCAGGCTCCTCAAGGAGTTCGACATCTCCGCCGTGCCCGTGGTGGACGAGGCCGAGCGTCCCGTGGGCGTCGTCTCCGAAGCCGACCTGCTCCGCAAGCGCAGCTCCGGCAGCGGCACGAACGCCGCCGATCTCATGACCAGCCCCGCCATCACCGCCCAGACCGAATGGAGCGTCGTCCGCGCGGCGCGCGTCATGCGGGGGCACCAGGTCAAGAGACTGCCCGTGGTGGACTCCGGCGGCCGGCTGATCGGCATCCTGAGCCGCAGTGACCTGCTTCAGCTCTTCCTGCGCAGGGACCACGCGATCCAGGAGGAGATCCTCGAAGACGTGCTGACCCGCACCCTCGGGCTCAGCCCGTCGTCGTTGACGGCCGAGGTCAACGACGGGCTGGTGACCCTCAGCGGCACCGTCGGTCGACGCAGTCTGGTCCCCATCGTGCTGCGCCTGTGTCAGAGCGTCGACGGCGTCGTGGACGTGGTCAACCGGCTCGACTACGAGCAGGACGACGTGTCGGTCGGCGCACGGACGCCCGCCGAGCGGTAG
- a CDS encoding CBS domain-containing protein, whose translation MSHRTVADVMTRNVATTGPEASLKKVARSLDDNGVSALPVVDTRHHPIGIVSEADLLRRQAGLPDTEGRDPLHSAASMDRVSLDARTAGDLMSTPVLTARPEWGIVETARFLHERGVKRLPVVDETGTLVGIVSRTDLLRPMLRRDDAIRDEIVDDVLGRTLRMTPGGVAVTVRDGVVSLSGQVEDRSTIPVIERLCQSVDGVVSVDQALGYAIDDLSPAADPDRAAH comes from the coding sequence ATGTCTCACCGCACTGTCGCAGACGTCATGACCAGGAACGTGGCCACGACCGGCCCCGAAGCGTCACTCAAAAAGGTCGCCCGGAGCCTCGACGACAACGGGGTCTCGGCCCTGCCCGTCGTGGACACCCGTCACCACCCGATCGGCATCGTCTCCGAAGCCGACCTCCTCCGCAGGCAAGCCGGCCTGCCCGACACCGAAGGACGTGATCCCCTGCACAGTGCGGCGTCCATGGACCGTGTCTCCTTGGACGCCCGGACCGCCGGCGATCTGATGTCCACCCCCGTCCTGACGGCCCGGCCGGAGTGGGGCATCGTCGAGACGGCCCGCTTCCTGCACGAGCGGGGCGTGAAGCGTCTGCCGGTGGTCGATGAAACCGGGACCCTGGTCGGCATCGTCAGCCGTACCGACCTGTTGCGGCCCATGCTCCGTCGCGACGACGCCATCCGCGATGAGATCGTCGACGACGTGCTGGGCCGGACGCTCAGGATGACCCCCGGCGGCGTTGCGGTGACCGTACGCGATGGTGTCGTCTCCCTCAGCGGCCAGGTCGAGGACCGGTCCACCATTCCGGTTATCGAACGACTGTGCCAGTCGGTCGACGGGGTCGTCAGCGTGGACCAAGCCCTCGGCTACGCGATCGACGACCTGTCGCCGGCTGCCGATCCGGACCGCGCCGCCCATTGA
- a CDS encoding CBS domain-containing protein: protein MRHREVRELMTREVVTVPNNAPFKEIARTLTEHKVSAVPVVDPAGRPLGVISERDLLPKSAGQGDYFRSLPEREAWQEDKAAGTRAEELMSSPPVCARPEWTVAEAARLMEAQGVKRLLVVDDSDVLIGIVSRRDLLRIFLRDDEDIRHEIMGDVLDLSLRQSPSAITVAVTDGRVELHGTVDYKSLIPLIERLCRTVDGVVSVTQHLGYAIDDTNSA from the coding sequence ATGAGGCATCGGGAAGTCCGCGAGCTGATGACCCGCGAGGTCGTCACCGTCCCCAACAACGCTCCGTTCAAGGAGATCGCCCGCACCCTGACGGAGCACAAGGTTTCGGCCGTTCCGGTCGTCGACCCTGCCGGCCGTCCACTCGGCGTGATCTCGGAACGGGACCTGTTGCCGAAGTCGGCAGGCCAAGGAGACTACTTCCGGTCACTTCCCGAACGGGAGGCGTGGCAGGAGGACAAAGCCGCGGGTACGCGCGCCGAGGAGCTGATGTCCTCGCCCCCCGTGTGTGCCCGGCCGGAGTGGACCGTCGCCGAAGCGGCCAGGCTGATGGAAGCACAAGGAGTCAAGCGGCTCCTCGTCGTGGACGACTCCGACGTACTGATCGGTATCGTCAGCCGACGGGACCTGCTGCGGATCTTCCTCCGGGACGACGAGGACATCCGTCACGAGATCATGGGTGACGTGCTCGACCTCAGCCTGCGCCAGAGCCCCTCGGCGATCACCGTGGCCGTCACCGACGGCCGGGTCGAACTGCACGGAACGGTCGACTACAAGAGCCTCATCCCGCTCATCGAACGCCTCTGCCGGACCGTGGACGGCGTGGTCTCCGTAACCCAGCATCTCGGATACGCCATCGACGACACGAACTCAGCCTGA
- a CDS encoding CBS domain-containing protein yields MTTARDIMHSGATCVQETETLMDAARRMSELDVGALPICGPDDRLHGIITDRDIVLKCLAKGKDPHHMTAGQLAQGKPITVDAGADTSEVLQTMQDHRIRRLPVIADHRLVGMISEADLARHLSEEQVGHFVETICAER; encoded by the coding sequence ATGACCACCGCACGGGACATCATGCACAGCGGTGCCACCTGCGTACAGGAGACCGAGACGCTCATGGACGCGGCCCGGCGGATGAGCGAACTGGACGTTGGCGCCCTGCCGATCTGCGGGCCAGACGACCGTCTGCACGGCATCATCACCGACCGTGACATCGTGCTGAAGTGCCTGGCGAAGGGCAAGGACCCGCACCACATGACGGCCGGGCAGCTCGCGCAGGGCAAGCCGATCACGGTCGACGCGGGCGCCGACACGAGCGAAGTGCTGCAGACGATGCAGGATCACCGGATTCGGCGACTCCCGGTGATTGCCGATCACCGCCTCGTCGGGATGATCAGCGAGGCCGATCTCGCCAGGCACCTGTCCGAGGAACAGGTGGGGCACTTCGTCGAGACGATCTGCGCGGAGCGGTAA
- a CDS encoding universal stress protein has product MHDRIVVGLDGSAESLAAAHWAAREAVLRGLPLHLVHAEEWSSPRGLPVPTSEVRRHWAQALLNETAGELRASHTELDVGIRSLDGRPAAELAGVAAGANMIVLGSRGLGTVTGFVLGSVGMAVIQATVRPVVMVRASEDAVPRPGGRHAAREVLVGVDISRPCDALLTFAFEEAARRACALHVLHSWSLPPLVGYGAAYDPRVHAQLEMSANASLGDVLGPWQDKYPDVGVISRASAGHAATELVERSSEAGLIVVGRRIRRSSIGAHIGPVTHAVLHHAKVPVAVIAHD; this is encoded by the coding sequence ATGCACGATCGAATCGTCGTCGGCCTCGACGGATCCGCGGAAAGCCTCGCGGCGGCCCACTGGGCGGCGCGAGAGGCCGTCCTGCGCGGCCTGCCGCTCCACCTCGTCCACGCCGAGGAATGGTCGTCGCCCCGCGGCCTCCCGGTGCCGACGAGCGAAGTGCGCCGCCACTGGGCCCAGGCGCTGCTGAACGAGACCGCCGGCGAACTGCGTGCGAGCCACACCGAACTGGACGTCGGCATCCGGTCACTCGACGGCAGACCGGCCGCCGAGCTCGCCGGCGTCGCGGCCGGTGCGAACATGATCGTCCTGGGTTCCCGGGGACTGGGCACCGTCACGGGCTTCGTCCTCGGCTCCGTCGGCATGGCGGTCATCCAGGCGACGGTACGGCCGGTGGTCATGGTGCGGGCGAGCGAGGACGCGGTACCGCGCCCCGGCGGCCGGCACGCAGCCCGCGAGGTTCTGGTAGGCGTTGACATCAGCCGGCCGTGCGATGCGCTGCTCACCTTCGCCTTCGAGGAGGCAGCGCGGCGGGCCTGCGCCCTCCACGTCCTGCACAGCTGGTCGCTGCCTCCGCTGGTGGGGTACGGCGCGGCGTACGATCCGAGAGTTCACGCCCAGCTCGAGATGAGCGCGAATGCCTCTCTGGGCGACGTCCTGGGGCCCTGGCAGGACAAGTACCCGGATGTCGGCGTCATCTCGCGCGCGAGCGCCGGGCATGCCGCTACCGAGCTCGTCGAGAGGTCCTCCGAAGCGGGTCTCATCGTCGTCGGCCGCCGCATCCGAAGGTCCTCGATCGGCGCGCACATCGGACCGGTCACCCACGCGGTCCTCCACCACGCCAAGGTGCCCGTCGCCGTCATCGCGCACGATTAG
- a CDS encoding CBS domain-containing protein produces MKHLRTVEDVMTHAVISVDRRTPFKDIVETMRQWRISALPVLSEEGRVAGVVSEADLLLKAQGADESRAVTAGQLMTVPAVTVTKDATIPGAARLMARGHLKRLPVVDGDGRLVGVVSRGDLLKIYLRPDADIAEELRELIMAELIPAGSAMVQVHVADGIVHLDGSIPDPALKDVLVRVARTVPGVVDVTAVRLDTEVRA; encoded by the coding sequence ATGAAGCACCTTCGCACCGTCGAGGACGTGATGACCCATGCCGTCATCTCCGTCGACCGCAGAACACCGTTCAAGGACATCGTGGAGACCATGCGGCAGTGGCGGATCAGCGCCCTGCCCGTCCTGTCGGAGGAAGGCCGGGTCGCCGGCGTCGTGTCCGAAGCGGATCTGCTGCTCAAGGCCCAAGGCGCGGACGAGTCCCGAGCAGTCACCGCCGGGCAGCTGATGACCGTACCGGCGGTCACCGTGACCAAGGACGCCACCATCCCCGGCGCCGCCCGCCTGATGGCCCGCGGCCACCTCAAGCGGCTCCCCGTCGTCGACGGCGACGGCCGCCTCGTCGGCGTGGTCAGCCGGGGCGATCTCCTCAAGATCTACCTCCGCCCCGACGCCGACATCGCCGAGGAGCTCCGCGAACTGATCATGGCAGAGCTCATCCCCGCCGGCTCGGCCATGGTGCAGGTCCACGTGGCCGACGGCATCGTGCACCTGGACGGCTCCATCCCCGACCCGGCCCTCAAAGACGTGCTGGTGCGTGTCGCACGCACCGTACCGGGGGTCGTGGACGTCACGGCCGTGCGCCTCGACACCGAAGTCCGCGCGTGA
- a CDS encoding universal stress protein yields the protein MANRVTVGLDGSPESTAAARWAAHEAELRGASLDLVHAEEWLENPPLPVTTTEERRQWAEAVLRDTAEDVRRGHPSLKVDTRRVGGLPSLALTHAAEDADMLVLGSRALGSVAGFLVGSTGFATVAEAERPVVLVRSVDRAGNPPDGARDIGPIVVGVDIHQPCDKLLAFAFEEASHRHCPLVIIHGWSPPPILSYAPALDPGVQREMAHGIVTTLDEMISPWHEKYPSLQVDSRATIGQPAIQILDAASTAALVVVGRRIRHSAFGTHIGPITHAVMHHAVSPVAVIAHE from the coding sequence ATGGCGAACCGAGTGACCGTCGGCCTCGACGGGTCCCCGGAAAGTACGGCGGCTGCCCGCTGGGCAGCCCATGAAGCCGAGCTCCGCGGTGCCTCCCTGGACCTGGTCCACGCAGAGGAATGGCTGGAGAATCCCCCCCTTCCCGTCACGACCACCGAGGAACGTCGGCAGTGGGCCGAGGCCGTCCTCCGCGACACCGCCGAAGACGTGCGCCGCGGGCACCCGTCGTTGAAGGTCGACACCCGCCGAGTGGGCGGGCTGCCCTCACTGGCGCTCACTCACGCCGCCGAGGATGCCGACATGCTCGTACTCGGCTCGCGCGCGCTCGGCAGCGTCGCCGGGTTCCTCGTCGGATCCACCGGCTTCGCCACCGTCGCCGAGGCCGAGCGCCCCGTCGTACTGGTCCGGTCGGTGGACCGCGCGGGCAATCCGCCGGACGGTGCCCGCGACATCGGGCCCATCGTGGTCGGCGTGGACATCCACCAGCCCTGTGACAAGCTGCTCGCCTTCGCCTTCGAGGAGGCGTCCCACCGCCACTGCCCGCTCGTGATCATCCACGGCTGGTCGCCACCGCCCATCCTCAGCTACGCACCCGCTCTCGACCCGGGGGTCCAGCGGGAAATGGCCCACGGCATCGTCACCACGCTGGACGAGATGATCAGCCCCTGGCACGAGAAGTACCCTTCGCTGCAGGTCGACTCCCGGGCCACCATCGGCCAGCCGGCGATTCAGATCCTCGACGCGGCCTCCACCGCCGCCCTCGTCGTCGTCGGCCGCCGCATCCGCCACTCCGCATTCGGCACTCACATCGGCCCCATCACCCACGCCGTGATGCACCACGCGGTGTCGCCGGTCGCCGTCATCGCCCACGAGTGA